A genome region from Glycine max cultivar Williams 82 chromosome 5, Glycine_max_v4.0, whole genome shotgun sequence includes the following:
- the LOC106798771 gene encoding uncharacterized protein — translation MAVLDDSMGCMLGQHGESEKREQAVYYLSKKFTACEMNYSLVERTCCALVWAAHRLRQYMLSHTTWLVSKMDPVKYIFEKPALTGRIAQWQVLLSKFDIVYVTQKAIKGSALADYLAQQPINDYQPMHLKFPDEDIMTLFEEEVEDEDRNKWIVWFNGASNALGHGVGAVLLTPENQCIPFTARLGFDCTNNMAEYEEYAFGIQAAINFKVKLLKVYGDSALVIHQLRGEWETRDHKLIPYQAYIKKLREFFADISFHHIPREENQMADALATLASMFQLTPHRDLPYIEFRCRGKPAHCCVIEEEQNGKPWYFDIKRYIEDKEYPQGASDNDRWTLRRLAASFFLSGGILYKRNHYMVLLRCVDAREAEQMLVEVHEGSFGTHANGHAMARKILRAGYY, via the coding sequence ATGGCTGTGTTGGATGactcaatggggtgtatgctggggcagcaTGGCGAGTCCGAAAAGAGGGAACAAGCCGTCTACTATTTGAGCAAGAAGTtcaccgcatgtgagatgaattactctcTGGTTGAAAGGACATGCTGTGCCTTGGTGTGGGCAGCCCATCGTCTAAGACAGTACATGCtaagccataccacctggttggtatccaagatggacccagtcAAGTACATTTTCGAAAAGCCCGCTCTCACCGGACGGATCGCCCAGTGGCAGGTTCTGCTGTCAAAGTTTGACATTgtttatgtcacccaaaaggcgataaagggaagcgccttggcggaTTACCTAGCTCAACAACCCATTAATGATTACCAGCCTATGCATCTGAAGTTcccagatgaggacatcatgaccttgttcgaggaggaggtggaggaTGAAGATAGGAACAAATGGATAGTGTGGTTCAACGGTGCATCCAACGCactgggccatggagtaggggcggTGTTGCTTACCCCTGAAAATCAATGCATACCCTTCACGGCTAGGTTAGGCTTTGACTGCACGAATAACATGGCTGAGTATGAGGAATACGCCTTTGGGATCCAAGCAGCAATCAACTTCAAGGTCAAGCTGCTCAAAGTATATGGAGACTCAGCCTTGGTGATTCACCaattgagaggagaatgggagactagggatcataagttgataccctaccagGCCTACATCAAGAAGCTGAGAGAGTTCTTCGCCGACATTTCCTTCCATCACATTCCTAGGGAGGAGAATCAAATGGCCGATGCACTTGCCactttggcatccatgtttcagctGACCCCGCATAGGGACTTGCCGTACATTGAGTTCAGATGTCGCGGCAAGCCCGCACATTGTTGCGTAATAGAAGAAGAGCAAAATGGTAAACCTTGGTACTTTGACATCAAGCGATACATCGAAGACAAGGAGTACCCACAGGGGGCTTCCGACAATGACAGgtggacattgagaaggttagCAGCCAGTTTCTTCCTAAGCGGAGGCATATTGTATAAGAGAAACCATTATATGGTACTGCTCCGATG